The Oncorhynchus clarkii lewisi isolate Uvic-CL-2024 chromosome 20, UVic_Ocla_1.0, whole genome shotgun sequence nucleotide sequence aggcagggatcaacaaaatggagtcgtggtcagcttttccgaaaggggggcggggcagggccttatatgcgtcgcggaagttagagtaacaatgatccaaggtctttccacccctggttgcgcaatcgatatgctgataaaatttggggagtcttgttttcagattagccttgttaaaatccccagctacaatgaatgcagcctccggataaatggtttccagtttgcaaagagtcaaataaagttcattcagagccaacgatgtgtctgcttggggggggatatatacggctgtgattataatcgaagagaattctcttggtagataatgtgttctacatttgattgtgaggaattctaaatcaggtgaacagaaggatttgagttcctgtatgtttctttcatcacaccatgtcacgttagtcataaggcatacgcccccgcccctctttttaccagaaagatgttttttcctgtctgcgcgatgcgtggagaaacctgttggctgcaccgcttcggatagcgtctctccagtaagccacgtttccgtgaagcaaagaacgttacagtctctgatgtccctctggaatgctacccttgctcggatttcatcaaccttgttgtcaagagactggacattggcaagaagaatgctagggaatggtgcacgatgtgcccgtctccggagtctgaccagaagaccgcctcgtttccctctttttcggagtcgtttttttgggtcgctgcatgggatccactccgttgtcctgtttgtaaggcagagcacaggatccgcgtcgcgaaaagcgtattcttggtcgtactgatggtgagttgacgctgatcttatattcagtagttcttctcgactgtatgtgatgaaacctaagatgacctggggtactaatgtaagaaataacacgtaaaaaaacaaaaaactgcatagtttcctaggaacgcgaagcgaggcggccatttCTGTCGGCGCCGGAACAAAGTCATGGCCAGGGTCATGTTTAGGGTTGATGCTGTGTGTGATGCTGATTCTGAGCCACATTCCCCTGTTCTTCCACGCATGTCATTGCTAACGTTGATAACTGTCGACAGTTGACACTGCATACATCTTCCTATCATACAAAACATGTCACTCAGGAGTCCAATAAAATGAACCGTTGATCTTGATCATGTGGCATGACAATTACATAAAAGTTCACCTCAGTATTCCCTTAGAGGAGAGTTGACAGGCAAACTATTGGTCAGATATTGTGGTCATTGACAGTGAGTGTTGTGAGCTGAATTATGCGGTCAGTGTGGGAAAGACAGTCACATCCAGGGTTAAGGTCGCagtcagtgacagtgacagtaacgGTCCAGACAGACTGGAGGGTTCCATGCCCGTCTCATTCTGATCCTATTTCAGACGGGGCTTTAATGCAGCTGTACTGCTGCAGTGACACCCTCCAGAGAATgtgagagagccagagagggaaggagagagggggacagagggagagagagaaacagaaagagagagagagattgatagcTCACACATGAGGACTTGGCACAAGTAGAGTACAAGACAAAAAAATGCACTCTTTCCCTCTTGGGCAGACcgtgaacctctctctctcttttttcattCTTTGTCTCTTTTCTCCCTGTACTTTGGCAGATTTGTACTTTTAGCATGTTTGTTATCTGAGGCTAATTAATTGCTTTTGAGCAAAAACAATCCCAATTAGCACCAATGCTATGATGTAAACCCCACAATGTACATTAAACCCAATACAACCTTTGTCAAAGTTGGATAGATTTCTATGTTTCTGTGATGATGGTTCTTTATTAGCCTATAGTTTCAGATCAGTTTGCAGCCAACTCCTCTAATGTGTTAGCTGTCATGACAAAATTTATGTTTAAATGTTTGTTTACAGCTAATTCGAGCGAAAGCCTGGGGTATGGTATTACAATAGAACCCATGCTGTTTTCATTAGGGAGTGTAGATGACGTTATTATACCGCTGCCCTGTTCAATTTGGGTCCAGTGAGGCTTTAAAAAGGGTATTTTGTGCCAAACTTGGCAGCACACTTCTCCCAGCATTAATCAGCCCGGTCAAAAGGCTATAAACACTCTGGGTAGAAGTTGCCCActgacacagatctaggatcagctaacCTTCCTTAAACACTAACCTCAACCATTAGAGGAAACATTTTAAACTGACCATAGATCAAACTGTAGAAGCAACTTTATCCTTGAAAGCTATAAAGAGCAAAGAGCCATGTGACCCTGGCTCTTGGCCAATGGGAAGAGATGCGTGAGCTGGCCAATAAGGGCCTTCCCTGGGCACCACGCCTGCAGAGTGTGTCCAGATGTTGCTCTTACATTTTCCTCTTTTTCAAACGGGCTGGGGTATAACAAATACGTGGCAAACGGCCATCACATTACTCCCTTTCCTTTACTCCACAGTGAGGGACCACATAGCTGAGGTACTCTTAAGGCTGCGTATTAATAGGCTTTAATAGAGTTCTTCCCTGTAATAGAGCTATAGTCTCCTTTCCTCCAATAGTGTTAAGTGGTTCCTTTCCTCGTCTCGTTTATTTTCAAGACAACTGATTAAGTGACAGCTATATGGTACAGACTTAACCAGTCTTTCTAGTTAAACAATGAAAGAGGGTTAATACTAATTGACCAATTGGAATTGGTGACTCCCATGAGTACTTCCTGATCTCTGTCATGACATAACCTATTCATTTTTAAAATAATCAATATGCCATTCTTCCATGACTAATCCGTGTTGATCACTCCTTAGGGTGGCAAGCAAAGGGTGAGGAGCTCACCTGAGACCAGGATGTCGTTGCGGAGGGCACAGACGGCGTACTCTGACTTGGTGAACTCTGGGAGCTTGGCCAGGGACTTCCACTCTCCTGTCACAGGGTCGTAACACTCTGTGTAAGGCAGGTTGAACCCCCCCACCCTCTCACAGCCCCCTACCACCACGATCACCTCTGAGAAGCCTGTcgacctgcagagagagagagagagagagaacaagaataggagaggggaagaaaaggTCACAATACAGGTGAGGTGGGGCAGTAATAAAACAACAGCACAGTGACAAgacacaacaaaataacaaataaacaaaacacTAGTTGCTGTGGAGAAATAAGACAACACAGAAACACTACACAGAGCAACAATACACAACACAGCACCACTCCAGATGAACATACACAATACAGGTAATTAGAGGTCGACGATTAATCGGAACGGCCGATTAATTAGGTCCGATTTCAAGtcttcataacaatcggaaatcggtatacAATCGGTATTTTTTTGgcgtagatttttttttaaagaaaaagttattttaatttttttttattttttacctttatttaactaggtaagtcagttaagaacacattcttattttcaatgatggcctaggaacggtgggttaactgtctcgttcaggggcagaacgacagattttcaccttgtcagctcgggggatccaatcttgcaaccttacagttaaactagtccaacgcaatatgacctgcctctctctcgttgcactccacaaggtgACTGCCTGTTCCGCGAAttcagtaagccaaggtaagttgctagctagcattaaacttatcttataaaaaaaaatctatcactagttaactacatattactagatattatctagcatgtcctgcgttgcatatactctgactgagcatacaagcatacaagtatctaagtatctgactgagcggtggtaggcagaagcaggcgtgtaaacattcattcaaacagcactttcgtgcgttttgaaggcagctcttcgttgtgcgtcaagcattgcgctgtttatgacttcaagcctatcaactcccgagatgaggctggtgtaaccgaagtgaaatggctagctagttagcacgctAATAGCGATTCAAACGTCAcacgctctgagccttctagtagttgttccccttgctctgcatgggtaacgctgcttcgatagtggctgttgtcgttttgttgctggtttgagcccagggaggagcgaggagagggacggaagctatactgttacactggcaatactaaagtgcctataagaacatccaatagtcaaaggttaatgaaatacaaatggtatagagggaaatagtcctatgataactacaacctaaaacttcttaactgggaatattgaagactcatgttaaaagaaaccaccagctttcatatgttctcatgttctgagcaagcaactgaaacgttagctttcttacatagcacatattgcacttttactttcttctccaacactttgtttttgcattatttaaaccaaattgaagatgtttcattatttacttgaggctaaattgattttattgatgtattatattaagttaaaataagtgttcattcagtattgttgtaattgtcattatcacaaataaataaataaataaataaataaatatcgaccgattaatcagtattggcttttttggtcctccaataatcggtatcggcgttgaaaaatcataatcggtcgacctctacaggTAATAGTGGAAAAATGAGACAGCAACAAGACACAACTCAGCAACACCACAATACAGGCGAGTCAGTTTTGATTCATAActaaagggaaagagagaaggcagTATGCTGCACAGCTTTAGATTGGTAATTCACAACGTGTAATGTGTAATACTTGACATGATTGTATTTGTCTACCTGGCAAAATGCACAGTCTTCTTAAGAATAGAATTGACCTACTAAAGGCTCTACTCCACTGAATATCAATGACCTCAATAATACATCCAAATGCTTCCCAATCGGGCCTGTTTGGAAAGTGTATGCCAGGGCTATAGCATGATCCCCTTCAACTCCACGGTACTGTCAAAGAAACATTCATCTTTATAATTAAACTTCAAAACATCCCCACCTGGATGAAATGCTAAGCTAACTTGAAATCAAACTCAATGACATGCTAGTTAACGTGTTTTGTGCACTTTTGCCTATATTAGCCTATATTGTCCTACATTCCCCACCTGTTTAGACACAGTACTGGTAAAGATTAGCTCAGGTCAGACACATGTATGTGAGAGATCAATAGAGGGCGGTCAGACCACCAGACTTTCCCCATGGGGACCATTTTGGGGTTTGGAGGGTGGAGAATGGAGATGGCATGCATCTGTTGGCAGGAGCTGAAACTCGTGGCCCCCGaggctacacacacagacaaagacaaaCATACAGGAGGCTCTATGTCTGGTCTGTTGTGATCTGCCTGGATACTGACACGGTACGCCTGAGAGAGACACGTCACCTCCTGGCTATCTAGCTGGCTATCTAACTGACACCCAGCGTCAGCACTGTTTAAACCAGTGGCGTCTAAAcatcagatactgtatgtatctaGGTTGCTTTTTAAGAGCAATGGAAAATGATATGGATGAACTCAgagccacacacactcacatgaacctttctacagtatatgtacacAAACAAACAACATTAAAATAAACAGGACTGTATGTGACACACTGCTTCACTTCTGCTATTAAAACAAGATCCAACGCACATGTGGTTCAGGCTACGAATGCTTGCAACCTACCTATTCTGTCAGCAAACCGGAATGTGTATGGCTTTCCACCTCATGACACATTTCCATTTCAAAATGGGACTACAGAACAAACTAAATGAGTCTCTGTCTGCACAATAACACACAAGCAAAGGGTTATGAGTTCATGAACAAACCGTCTAGTGTGGAGGAGAAAACAGTGAACAGCGGGCACTGACATTCTACCTCACCTTTCTCTcggtctcatctctctctctctccctcacagaaGAAAAGGTGGGCGGTTATTTGACCGAACTAAGAGTAAAGCTAAGATAAACGGCAGGTGTTTTCGTTTGCAAACAGACATTTCTAATACTTTGGGATCCGAGTTAATCTCCGTAAAATGAGTGTCAGATAAGTGACAAGCCAAGAGGAAATAGAAATGACACATAATCTGCTTTCCAGCTCTCTGGCGAGGAAGAAGATAGATCTGGAACTGTACCGTACACAGTCACAAcacttcctgtttcagcatataTGCCAAATAACAAATAAACTAAACACTAGACGCTGTGgagaaatataacaacaacacagaaacactacACAGAGCAACAACAATGTCACTTTACCccgacctacatgtacatatgacatccattacctcaactaacttgtaTCCCTGCACAGTGACTTGGTACCGGTattccttgtatatagcctcgttattgttattttattgtgataCTATTTCCTTTTCTTTGGTGGTAGTTtctaactctgcattgttgggaaagggcttgtaaagtaaacatttcagAGTAATGTTGTATTCAGCCCCTGTCACAAATAAAATGTGACTTGATTTGAATGCACAACACAGCACCACTCCAGAGAAACATACACAATACAGATAACTAGCCCTACTTAGATGTATCAGAACATTCGGTCCCAAAAGATTTTCCATATTCATTTATCCTTGAGGGAAAATAAAGTTGTATTGAATTGAATAGAAGAGAGTGACCAAGTTGGATCCCTCTGAACTACACCTCCCAGCATCCCCTGCACTATACCTGCGTGGGCGGGTTCTGGGTGACATCATCTCGTTGCCCAGTACGTGGTACCGTCGGGCCTCGTGGAGAAGCTGGTAGCACTCTGGAGCGGTCTGGATGATCTGATCTCCTTCCACTGTCTGGACAAAGTAGTTGGGGTGCAGCAGGGGCAGACGGACGTGGTGCAACAGTTCTTTAAGCACGGGCCTCCGGGGCTCCACACTGTGGTACACCCAGCGCATCACTGCCTCAAACACTACCTCCTCCTTCCCGATGGCCAGTTCGTCACTGCATATGTACTCCTCCAGCTCGTCCCTCCTCAGGTCCAGGAACTCCTCGTGTTGGGCCACATCAGGGAAGCTGGCCAGGGCGTACGAGCGGCAGCGGCTGGCTAGCTGTTTCAGAGAGTGGGCATCTGCGAAGCGCTGAATTCCCAAGCAGTTGCAAGGGTCTAGTTGGTCTTCTAGGAACTTGGCGCAGGCTTCACGCAGCGTGGAGATCTGGAAGAGGCTGGAGGTCTCGAATAGGAACTGCACGTTGTCGGTGGTGATCTTGGCGCGGCCCGTGTAGACGTAGCTGAGGAAGGAGTCCATGGCCTCGGCCAGAATGCCATTGATCTCCACCAGCATCTCGCGTGACTCACGGTGGTCGTTGCAGAACATAGCGCGGAAGTAGGAGGAGCAGGCAGAGAGCACAGCGCGGTGGCAGGGGAACTCGCGGCCCTGCACGCTGATGATCACGTCGGTGAAGAGGCGGCTGTCGCGGAACTCATTGAACACCTGCAAAATGGCCTCTGAGTGGGAGGAGCCGGAGGAGAAGTCCAGCACTTCATTACCGGTCAGCGTCTTGGAGTCCACCTCGAACACCTTGGGGAGGGAGAAAAATTGTGATGATGAGTTTGATTTTATGGTCCAAAGTGGTTTTACaatgttttattatgttttactatgtttttattatgttttattgtttttattatgttttactatgtttttattatgttttattatgtttttattatgttttattatgttttattatgtttttaTTTGCCACTGGGGAATGATTGCTTCACATTGCACTTCTAATTGCTTTTCAAGACAAGATAAACACACTGGATTTATCAACACAAATGCACCGCAGTCTAATTTCAGTATAATGTTTCAATTTTTGGACAAAATAAACAGCTAAGATGAACTCTGAATTCTGATGAAATTAGTGGGTTTGGTGTGCACCTTTCGTTTGACAGCGGGGGAGTCCCGGGTCCCAGAGTCCTCCCTGTTCAGCCGTCTGCCCAGGATCAACACCATGGCTGCTGCTCTGTAGAACTACCGGATACCTGGAAGAAAGCCAGAAAATCATTTATAAATTGGTAAATTAATGTGTGGATCAAGCTACTATTTACAGGTTTTATAGGCCTGTATGTTTAAATCAGATTATACCCGATACATTATAGAGAGAGAATGTTATAAGCCTATATAAGTGTAAATCAGCTTATATGTTTTGCGTTATACCCTATAGAACTGTAGATCTGATTATACATGTGTTATAGATGTGTTTTAAGCCTGTGTAACTCGAGATCAAATCGTACAATATATAAGTATAAATCAAGTTATACAAGCTACATGAATTGAAGCTTAACTACTTAACTTGAACCATTGTTGCTGTGATGAATTGGAGAAAAGAAGTACACAACAGAGGCAGTAGATATAAATAAGTCATAAGGGAAACAACCTACTTTGCGCTTCAGTGAGAAGAGAACGAGTTGAACAAACAATTCCAAAGCCTTCAGGGTAGAGATACAGTATCTTGCATCACaatagagcagtggttctcaaacgtTTTATAGTTCCGAACCCCTTCAAAcactcaacctccagctgcgcACCCCCtccagcaccagggtcagctgtaccccctccagcaccagggtcagctgtaccccctccagcaccagggtcagctgtaccccctccagcaccagggtcagctgtaccccctccaGCACCAGGGTCAACTGTACCCCCtccagcaccagggtcagcgcactctcaaatgtagtttttttgccatcattgtaagcctgccccacacacactatacaataaatgtattaaacataagaacgagtgtgagtttttgtcacaacccggctcataAGAAGTGACAAAGAtatcttataggaccagggcacaaataataatataataataatcaataattttgctctttatttagccatcttacatataaaaccgtatttgttcatcgaaaatggtgaataactcaccacaggttaatgagaagggtgttcttgaaaggatgcacataaccctgcattgttgggttgtattggagacagtctgtcttaaatcattttccacacacagtctctgcctgtatttagttttcatgctagtgagggccgaggatccactctcacataggcacatggttgcaaagggcatcagtgtcttaacagcacgatttgccaaAGCAGGacactctgagcgcagcccaatccagaaatctggcagtggcttctgattaaattacattttcacagaaccgcttgttgcaattttgatgaggctctcttgttcagatatcggtaagtggactggaggcagggcatggaAGGGATAATGGATcaagttgtttgtgtcatccgggattgcacacccaactcactcaggtgcttcgctatatcacatttgacattgtccataagcttgagttcatttgcacaaacaaaaatcatacaatgatggaaagacctgtgtgttgtccttattaatgcagacagagaagaactccaacttcttaatcatagactcaattttgtcccgcacattgaatatagttgaggagagtccctgtaatcctagattcagatcattcaggcgagaaaaacatcacccagataggccagtcgtgtgagaaactagtcatcatgcaagcggtcagacaagtgattTCAAGTGACAGACAAGcatttctgtatgttgtaaaagcgttacatggtcgcagCCCATATCagtgcatagtgcagaaaatacgcGAGAGTTTAGGaaccttgctttaacaaagtcaACCATTTCTAaggtagtgtccaaaacatctttccaactggatgctgcagtgtacccaagtggggagggagcaactgcttgcacgtgtGTTACCACTCCACTGTGTCTCCCTGTCATAGCtattgcgccatcagtacagataccaacatgagcagcagctacgtttggctacatacggaccattagtggaattcccgcgagagagtaacggttaatgtgatcggatgttcattatttgactaggctaccagaatttgacatttgacattcttaTTTTGCTTAATAccagatggtttcattttatttttggcagcgAAACGAGGCTACTCGTTGTATagcccaaatgtatagccccgttggaaagtGGACGGGTTTAGACATTTTCAAATATCTCCTAAACCCTTCCTCTGGCTCTGTACTGAAGCAGTTGTGCCCCGGGGGCACAGTGCAACAGTTGACAAGGCCATAATcacagagactatagagagagagaggttgttgtgcAACGGTAGCGGGGCCCACCCCAAATGTCAATTGCGTTTGTTGTGAAAGAAACCAGGTGAAGGAAAGACAGGCATCACGTCATCATGTTTTCAACAGTGGGCTAGCTATCTGCGAAGCCGGTTAAAACCGGGCCTACAGTCTTTTCAGCGGTGATCATCTAACTGCGTGGGCCGAACGGAAAGACTGACTGCCAAACCAGATCAATGGCAATCCATTCTGGGAGGGagcctcgtcctcctcttctggaGTATCTTTTGTTCACCTCCACAGAGTGGCAAGGCGGAGGGATATTAAACGGGTATAAAGTATACCATGTCTGTTCATCAACTCACACATTTTGTCTAATGTTTTCTGACTTTGGTAAGATGGTAAAAGTGAAACAGGGACCCAggaaggcacgcacacacacccacaggtgtGGGCTATCCTATGCTGACGATCTCAAACCATACACGTTTAATTACTTCTAAAAATGGAATCCTTCATAACAACTGCTTTCTCGTAAAGATAAAGAAGTTGACATTTGCTTGCATTGTCTTGGAGGCACCAGCATGTGCCCCGTCCCTCCATGAGCACGTACTGGACAGAGGTCGTTAATAAAGCGAATGTGTCTGGCTTTACTGATAAATTAGGCCATTCTCCCTCCAGGCTATATTTAACCTGGCACACACAGCCAGACGCACAAGTGGAACCTGTTAGCGTGTGCTTATCATTGTCCGTAGCACCTCCTTCTAATCAAGCAACACAAAGAAAGTCAGGTTTTGCCAGTGGCTccagccttttgggggccctaagcgggATTTGGTTGGGGGGGGCACCTCgcaaacaaaacatttttgtgGACCCCCTCTTGACTTCGGAGAGAAACATGagttttaaagtacatttcctgcaattctacacattttgccatgctgCGAAGatacatttttgcagttttaaagctaatttcctgaaattctacacattttgccatgacttatgccatgttaatatgatatctgagtgagaatgactaacaaaatcaatggggccccctggaggtcagggaccctgggcatgtGCCTTGGGTGTCCAGTCCGTatttggccatgattactacaagtttagattgATTGCTGGCTGGACtaactaccaatctaaaaattgttagctgaaatggctaattgagtggctgtcagtgactgacataagggaaaattgctgatgcacaaccaaatatcAAAGTTGCACCTGATGAATTCTACTATTCTGACTCTCAATTATACAttgagagcccccccccccagcaaaaaaAAAAGCCCGGCCCTGGCCATAAAGACAACAACAAAGTGTTCTATGCAGCTCTCACTTATCTAGCCAGAGTGACCAAATGTCTATCTTGTCATGTGTCTTTTTTGAGAGATTCGTTTATAGGCGAATTCTAAATTGGGAATGGTCATATAGCCTAGGTATAATTACGCGCAATAAACAAGCAAATCACAAAATCTTTGAGCAGATGAAATTCTGATCAGTTTTGACATATTATGCATCGTGGAATCGACCATTATAATGATTAAATGTCAATATAGATGCAGCAATAAGTGGACGATGAATGTCAAGACGTTTTGAATAAAAAATGCACAATAACAACTGCAAAAAAGTTCAAACCCCGTGAGTTCTCTTTATGGTAGGCATTATAATCTCATGAATTATACATTAGCCTATCTGGTAGCTTTTGTTTTTATTGTCGATGACCTCTTCTCGTCAACCTTGAACGGTGCTTAATTATGCTTAGCTCAACAAAGGCACACCAAATTCACTTAAACAGGATACGACTATCCAGTGCCACAATTGAATACAAGAACGTATTGAAATACACGTAAAGTATTAAATACTATTTTTTACAGTACGTTAGGACTAAAGACCTTACCTTATCCTGGAGTTTTCGTATGAGCGCCTCGGCTATTTCGAGTGatgaaaaaaaacaagaaacaaaaaaGTTCTGAAAATGTTGATCCGAAAATGGTATGATGGCAATGTTTCTTATACAAAACAAATATATGTATCTATGCCCCAGACATCATGATTTATTATGCTCGAGACAAAGAACTGTAACAAAGTGTAAACATCACACGGAGATACATGTCACATCCTCGGGATATGCCGACCCAGTCAACTAGAAATCTTGGTGCTTATGGGTAGTGTATTTCAGCTGTCGAATCAGAAACAGCACTTCCCAACGTACCTTTGTCCTCCACGTGGCTGGTCTTTGTTTGCAAACACTCCCCTGACGTTGTCCACTTTTTCACAAAAACTCTTGAAACTTTGTTGTCAACACCGATTGAGTAATCATGTACAGGAAGGATATTGCCTAATAGTAATCTAGGCCTAATGATTATTCATTGAGTCACGTATGCGCATGAGTTGGGAGACTAGTAAAGTATAAATCAGACATACTTCAGTAACTTTCCTTATTGCTGAATGCTGACAAAGAGTTTTAAAGTTTAATTGGATGAAAAACAACAATTTACTACATTTACAATCCCACTCTGGTCAATAACATAGTTGTGTTATATCCTATCATATTACTtgtattttatatacagtaccagtcaaaagttaggacacacctacttattcaagtttttttgtattattattattattttttaaaactattttctacattgtagaatagtaatgaagacatcaaaactatgaaataacacatatggaatcacgtaggaaccaaaaaagtgttaaacaaatcaaaatatatttgatatttgatattcttcaaagtagccaccctttgccttgatgacagctttgcacactcttggcattttctcaaccagcttcatga carries:
- the LOC139376352 gene encoding kelch-like protein 24 yields the protein MVLILGRRLNREDSGTRDSPAVKRKVFEVDSKTLTGNEVLDFSSGSSHSEAILQVFNEFRDSRLFTDVIISVQGREFPCHRAVLSACSSYFRAMFCNDHRESREMLVEINGILAEAMDSFLSYVYTGRAKITTDNVQFLFETSSLFQISTLREACAKFLEDQLDPCNCLGIQRFADAHSLKQLASRCRSYALASFPDVAQHEEFLDLRRDELEEYICSDELAIGKEEVVFEAVMRWVYHSVEPRRPVLKELLHHVRLPLLHPNYFVQTVEGDQIIQTAPECYQLLHEARRYHVLGNEMMSPRTRPRRSTGFSEVIVVVGGCERVGGFNLPYTECYDPVTGEWKSLAKLPEFTKSEYAVCALRNDILVSGGRINGRDVWMYNSQLNLWIRVASLNKGRWRHKMVVLLGKVYAVGGYDGQSRLSSVECYDSFSNRWTEVAPMKEAVSSPAVSSCAGKLFVIGGGPDDNTCSDKVQCYDPEADTWALRASIPIAKRCITAVSLNNLIYVSGGLTKSIFCYDPAEDYWMHVVHTFSKQESCGMSVCNGKIFILGGRGENGEASDSILCYDPATGIITGVAAMPRPISYHGCVTIHRYNEKFHHRP